From a region of the Eulemur rufifrons isolate Redbay chromosome 7, OSU_ERuf_1, whole genome shotgun sequence genome:
- the IQCF3 gene encoding IQ domain-containing protein F3, with translation MGCKCCKSGPDLDALERERRRKLLLEKLRHKKRVQAARKIQAWWRGNLVRRTLLVAALRAWMIQCWWRTVMQRQIQKRRQALLRIYAVQEEAAVKLQSWVRMWQCRQCYCQICNTLCLFQGPENPLAFQTDDFLEVQYRVISKQPEFHIEILSV, from the exons ATGGGCTGTAAATGTTGT AAGTCTGGCCCAGACTTAGATGCACTGGAGAGAGAGAGGCGGCGGAAG TTG TTGCTTGAGAAACTGCGTCACAAGAAAAGGGTCCAGGCGGCTAGGAAGATCCAGGCCTGGTGGCGTGGAAACCTGGTGCGGAGGACCCTGCTGGTGGCTGCCCTCAGGGCCTGGATGATTCAGTGCTGGTGGAGGACGGTCATGCAGCGGCAGATACAGAAGCGGCGCCAGGCCTTGTTGAGGATCTATGCAGTCCAGGAGGAGGCAGCGGTCAAGCTCCAGTCCTGGGTGCGCATGTGGCAGTGTCGTCAATGTTATTGCCAAATTTGCAACACTCTCTGCCTGTTCCAGGGCCCAGAGAACCCCCTTGCCTTCCAGACCGATGACTTTTTAGAGGTACAATATAGAGTCATTTCCAAGCAGCCAGAGTTTCACATTGAAATCCTATCAGTCTGA
- the IQCF2 gene encoding IQ domain-containing protein F2, protein MGIKCCHEGHLILIVVEDIEETIQWRLLEKRNEKNKKKHQKRQKAATIIQAWWRGTLVRRTLLHMALRAWIIQCWWRTTLLRLLEKKRRAALVSYITTERAVIKLQSLVRMWRIHWRYCQVLNALYVIQCHWQCHNCQTCALLRGHCVVTATHLQFHIEIINC, encoded by the exons ATGGGGATTAAATGTTGT CACGAGggccatttaattttaattgtagtCGAGGATATTGAAGAAACCATTCAATGGAGGCTGTTggagaagagaaatgagaaaaacaag aaaaaacatcaaaaaagacaaaaagcagcCACAATAATCCAGGCCTGGTGGCGTGGCACCCTGGTGCGCAGGACGCTGCTGCACATGGCTCTCAGGGCCTGGATAATCCAGTGCTGGTGGAGGACGACACTGTTGAGGCTGCTGGAGAAGAAACGGCGGGCAGCTCTGGTCAGCTACATAACCACAGAGAGGGCAGTGATCAAGCTCCAGTCTTTGGTCCGTATGTGGCGCATCCACTGGCGATACTGCCAGGTGCTCAATGCCCTCTATGTCATCCAGTGCCACTGGCAGTGCCACAACTGCCAGACCTGCGCTCTCCTCCGGGGCCACTGTGTGGTCACAGCCACTCACCTGCAGTTCCACATTGAGATAATCAACTGCTAA